The region TGGATTCAGAACGGAACAATATGCGAAGCATCTATATTGTTTCAAATCCGGAAAAGTTAACTCATATTTCTGTACCTTAATGTCACAAATCACTCCTCTGTTTTGTCTTATTAATGAAGACGAAAACAATGAAATGGAGTGATATTTTATGAATAAAAGTATAAATTATATGGTTTTGGCACCAAAAATGTTGAGTACAGTAATAAAACTCCTATTGCATCAATCTACATTCAAAAAAGGCAATAAAAATTGGTGAAAAAAAACATGGGGAAATTTTATTGACATCGAAAATAGGGTAGGCTAATATAATGATAATGATTCTCATTATCATTATATTAGTATAAAGGGGTGAAAAAAATAGATTTAATTGAAATATATAGCTAATGTGAACCATTCTAGAAAATAAGCCAGAAAATTGACCGATATTTAGATTGTTTTCCATGCACTGAATCATCATACGGAAAAACTTTGGAAAATTAAATTGTTCTAGGATGAAAGTCAGTTCATTGTTTGGCGAAAAGATAGTGATTAGTTACATACGTTCGAATTGGGTATCCAAACAAAACACCATAATTAAAAGACTGTACATTAATTAAAACATGAATAAGTAGTCAACTGAATATACCAGGAGGACTTACATATGAAAAAAATAATGATTTTTGCAAGTATACTAGTTTTATTATGGTTAGTTGCATGTAATGAATCAAGTGAAGAGGAAAAAACTAGTAAAGATAAAAATATGACAGTTCGTGAAATTAAAATAGAAGATGCGATGGGGACCCAAACAATTAAAGGTACACCAAAAAATATTGTAGTCTTACAATGGACTTATGCGGAAGATTTATTAGCATTAGGTATTCAACCTGCTGGAGTAACTGATATAGAGGGCTATAAAAAATTTGTCAATGTGGATAAAAAGCTTGCAAATAGTGTAAAAGACGTGGGAACCCGAACGGAACCTAACCTAGAAGCCATTTCAAGAGTAAATCCAGACCTTATTATTGCAATGAAATCCACTCATGAAAAAATATTAGATAGCTTAAAGAAAATTGCCCCAGTAGTGACATTTGAATCAATTTCAAGTGTCAAAAATCAATATAAAAATATGTTGGAAGACTTTAAAAAAATTTCAAAAATTGTTGACAAAACAGACAAGGCTAAACGTGTGATTTCAGATTTAGAGGAATTTATTGAGGATCAAAAGAAACGGGTATCGGAAGCTGGATTCATGGATTCAAAATATATTGTTTCACAAGCATATTCAGTACAAAATTCGACTGTACTACGTTTGTTTACAGATAATTCAATTGTATCACAAATTATGACACGTCTTGGCTTTGAAAATGCCTACAAACCAGATAAGTTCAATCCTAATGGCTTTAGTGAAGTAACTGTTGGGGCACTCCAAACTGTTCAAGATGAAAATCTTCAATTTCTGTACATTGTGCAAGATGATGATAATATTTTCAAAAAGCAACTTAAAGGTAATCCTGTATGGGAAAATTTAGGTTTTGTACAAAGTAAAAATACACATCAACTCCCTGGTGATACATGGCCTTTCGGTGGTATTTTATCTGCATATGAACTAACCGAACAGTTTGTCGATGCAATGGTAAAAAAATAATTTCTTCAATTATACGGGCGCTTTCCTTGAATAAAGGTAGCGTTTATTTTTTGCTTAGACAGAAAGTTAAAGCCAGGTAGTTGAAACTTTCCGTAGCTTGATCCGTAATGTAATCTATGAAGAGGGAATTGTATAAATAATTTGAAATGGAAGAGGATTGATTATGGAGCCGGAATATATAAGAGACTATGCGATGTACACAGCGATTTTTGGTATGTTTAGTTTGGTTTGGTTTGGCTGGGCTCAAGAGAATCCTAGAAAAAATTGGCGCAAGTATATTGGGATTGCTTCCGGAATTGCGTTGTTAGTATGCTTGTTAGGCGT is a window of Virgibacillus ihumii DNA encoding:
- a CDS encoding ABC transporter substrate-binding protein; this encodes MKKIMIFASILVLLWLVACNESSEEEKTSKDKNMTVREIKIEDAMGTQTIKGTPKNIVVLQWTYAEDLLALGIQPAGVTDIEGYKKFVNVDKKLANSVKDVGTRTEPNLEAISRVNPDLIIAMKSTHEKILDSLKKIAPVVTFESISSVKNQYKNMLEDFKKISKIVDKTDKAKRVISDLEEFIEDQKKRVSEAGFMDSKYIVSQAYSVQNSTVLRLFTDNSIVSQIMTRLGFENAYKPDKFNPNGFSEVTVGALQTVQDENLQFLYIVQDDDNIFKKQLKGNPVWENLGFVQSKNTHQLPGDTWPFGGILSAYELTEQFVDAMVKK